The Lycium barbarum isolate Lr01 chromosome 12, ASM1917538v2, whole genome shotgun sequence genome includes a region encoding these proteins:
- the LOC132624797 gene encoding uncharacterized protein LOC132624797: MEEVRSTTAWVAAHSSHVTLDFSGIEKVAENMKNSLPKVEWDFEGIHYFDNGPLTVQYLLVLDTLNFCFWPDEEMSYDHLASGLKATLESDKSAFDADRLQKYTGFQLRKMLNWPRPLPLEDERVRLLHEVGLELERSFEGKASKLLESCNKSAAKLVALIARHFPGFRDHTVYKGHQIFLYKRAQIFAADLWGAFKGQGYGDFEDISSITIFADYIVPAVLQQLGVLRYSSSLANIIKKNTEIVSGSEEEVELRACSVYAVEKMKELISKKTGKQVLSVELDLWLWAFGIQCPSLQHHRTLSIYY, encoded by the exons ATGGAAGAAGTTCGGTCTACCACAGCTTGGGTTGCTGCTCATTCCTCTCATGTTACCCTTGATTTCTCAG GCATTGAGAAGGTTGCTGAAAATATGAAAAATTCGTTACCAAAAGTGGAGTGGGATTTCGAAGGGATTCACTATTTCGATAACGGGCCACTCACTGTTCAGTACTTGCTGGTATTGGATACATTGAATTTCTGCTTCTGGCCAG ACGAGGAGATGAGTTATGATCATCTGGCATCTGGATTAAAGGCTACTCTTGAAAGTGACAAATCTGCATTTGATGCTGATCGTCTACAGAAATATACTG GTTTTCAATTAAGGAAAATGTTGAACTGGCCAAGACCACTGCCTTTGGAGGATGAACGGGTGCGCTTATTGCATGAG GTTGGGCTTGAGCTTGAGAGGAGCTTTGAGGGAAAGGCATCTAAACTTTTGGAGTCCTGCAACAAATCTGCTGCAAAGCTTGTAGCTCTTATCGCACGCCACTTCCCTG GCTTCCGTGATCACACGGTGTACAAGGGTCACCAGATTTTCTTGTATAAAAGAGCTCAAATTTTTGCTGCTGATTTGTGGGGTGCATTTAAAGGTCAAGGATACGGCGATTTTGAAGACATAAGCTCAATAACCATATTTGCTGATTATATTGTTCCAGCTGTCCTTCAGCAACTGGGAGTGCTAAGATATAGTTCATCCCTGGCTAATATTATCAAGAAAAATACTGAAATTGTCTCAGGCAGTGAGGAGGAGGTAGAACTCCGAGCCTGCTCTGTCTATGCTGTGGAGAAAATGAAGGAGTTGATCAGTAAAAAGACTGGGAAGCAG